A region of Lycium barbarum isolate Lr01 chromosome 3, ASM1917538v2, whole genome shotgun sequence DNA encodes the following proteins:
- the LOC132633808 gene encoding protein LURP-one-related 5-like, with amino-acid sequence MSKIHPAYHHRKLRSKTLVYNNEDERKDNNNNRLPPPPPARLILSRPRANCPSIFTVWKKSSMSFQGTDGFTVFDKQGRLVFRVDNYTRRKNRSIASRGSRSGGLILMDAHGKPLLTLRPQMSVQLQYEWNGYRGEEDDDQSTELNNSTPLFVMRRPPLSLFTMMGTSTTSSCKAQVFVARENNVMDMKSRRRPNYRVEGSFRRRNCNIIDSDGHMVANISRKVANTTTRARSTILISDDVFSLVVQPGFEPHIFMAFIIILDRMYPNSYAPIICS; translated from the exons GAAGATGAACGCAAAGATAACAATAATAATCGTCTTCCTCCTCCTCCACCAGCTCGATTAATATTAAGTAGGCCACGGGCTAATTGCCCGTCTATTTTTACAGTATGGAAGAAATCCAGTATGAGTTTCCAAGGAACAGATGGATTTACGGTGTTTGATAAGCAAGGCAGATTAGTTTTTCGGGTAGACAATTACACCCGAAGGAAGAATCGATCCATTGCTAGCCGGGGCAGCAGATCTGGTGGACTTATACTCATGGATGCACATGGTAAACCTCTCTTAACATTGAGACCACAG ATGAGCGTGCAATTGCAATATGAATGGAATGGATATAGAGGAGAGGAAGATGATGATCAATCCACTGAGCTAAACAATTCTACTCCTTTGTTCGTAATGAGAAGACCTCCACTATCTTTGTTTACTATGATGGGAACAAGTACCACTTCATCATGCAAGGCTCAAGTCTTTGTTGCCAGAGAGAATAATGTCATGGACATGAAGAGTAGGAGGAGGCCGAATTACAGGGTGGAGGGTTCTTTTCGTAGGCGAAATTGCAACATCATCGACTCTGATGGTCATATGGTAGCAAATATATCGCGAAAAGTAGCTAACACTACAACCCGCGCTCGCAGTACCATTTTGATTAGCGACGACGTTTTTAGCTTGGTGGTACAACCAGGCTTTGAACCTCACATTTTTATGGCTTTTATTATTATCTTGGATCGCATGTATCCTAACTCATACGCTCCCATTATTTGTTCTTAA
- the LOC132630504 gene encoding uncharacterized protein LOC132630504 — MSKIHPAYHHRKMQSKPLVYLNDDDHEDNNNTCPPPPPSRLIISRLRAIFTMWKKFSMSFQGTDGFTVFDKQGRLVFPVDNYTPRKNRSIASRGSRSGGLVLMDAHGK, encoded by the coding sequence ATGTCAAAGATTCATCCAGCATATCATCATAGAAAGATGCAAAGCAAACCTCTTGTTTACCTCAACGACGATGATCACGAAGATAATAATAATACTTGTCCTCCTCCTCCTCCATCTCGGTTAATAATAAGTAGGCTGAGGGCTATCTTCACAATGTGGAAGAAATTCAGTATGAGTTTCCAAGGAACAGATGGATTTACCGTGTTTGATAAGCAAGGCAGATTAGTTTTCCCGGTAGACAACTATACACCAAGGAAAAATCGGTCCATTGCTAGCCGAGGGAGCAGATCTGGTGGACTTGTACTCATGGATGCACATGGTAAATGA